A window of the Streptococcus sp. 116-D4 genome harbors these coding sequences:
- a CDS encoding adenylate kinase — translation MNLLIMGLPGAGKGTQAAKIVEQFHVAHISTGDMFRAAMANQTEMGVLAKSYIDKGELVPDEVTNGIVKERLSQDDIKEKGFLLDGYPRTIEQAHALDKTLAELGIELEGVINIEVNPDSLLERLSGRIIHRVTGETFHKVFNPPVDYKEEDYYQREDDKPETVKRRLDVNIAQGEPIIAHYRAKGLVHDIEGNQDINDVFSDIEKVLTNLK, via the coding sequence ATGAATCTTTTGATTATGGGCTTACCTGGTGCAGGTAAGGGAACTCAAGCAGCAAAAATCGTAGAACAATTCCATGTTGCACATATCTCAACAGGTGATATGTTCCGCGCTGCTATGGCAAATCAAACTGAAATGGGTGTTCTTGCTAAGTCATACATTGACAAGGGGGAATTGGTTCCTGATGAAGTTACAAATGGAATCGTAAAAGAACGTCTTTCACAAGATGATATTAAAGAAAAAGGATTCTTGTTGGATGGTTACCCACGTACAATCGAACAAGCTCATGCCTTGGACAAAACATTGGCTGAACTTGGCATTGAACTAGAAGGTGTCATCAACATTGAAGTGAATCCAGACAGCTTATTGGAACGTTTGAGTGGCCGTATCATCCACCGCGTAACTGGAGAAACTTTCCACAAGGTCTTTAACCCACCAGTTGACTATAAAGAAGAAGATTACTACCAACGTGAAGATGATAAGCCTGAGACAGTCAAACGTCGTTTGGATGTCAATATTGCTCAAGGAGAACCAATCATTGCTCACTACCGTGCCAAAGGTTTGGTTCATGACATCGAAGGTAATCAAGATATCAATGATGTTTTCTCAGATATCGAAAAAGTATTGACAAATTTGAAATAA
- the secY gene encoding preprotein translocase subunit SecY gives MFFKLLIEALKVKQVRSKILFTIFIILVFRIGTSITVPGVNANSLNALSGLSFLNMLSLVSGNAMKNFSVFALGVSPYITASIVVQLLQMDILPKFVEWGKQGEVGRRKLNQATRYIALVLAFVQSIGITAGFNTLAGAQLLKTALTPQVFIMIGIILTAGSMIVTWLGEQITDKGYGNGVSMIIFAGIVASIPEMIQGIYVDYFVNVPSSRINSSIIFVIILIITVLLIIYFTTYVQQAEYKIPIQYTKVAQGAPSSSYLPLKVNPAGVIPVIFASSITAAPAAILQFLSATGHDWAWVRTAQEMLATTSPTGIAMYALLIILFTFFYTFVQINPEKAAENLQKSGAYIHGVRPGKGTEEYMSKLLRRLATVGSLFLGVISILPIVAKDVFGLSEAVAFGGTSLLIIISTGIEGIKQLEGYLLKRKYVGFMDRTE, from the coding sequence ATGTTTTTTAAATTATTAATAGAAGCTCTTAAAGTTAAGCAGGTTCGATCAAAAATTTTATTCACAATTTTTATCATTTTGGTCTTTCGTATCGGAACTAGCATTACAGTTCCTGGTGTGAATGCCAATAGCTTGAATGCTTTAAGTGGATTATCCTTCTTAAACATGTTGAGCTTGGTGTCAGGGAATGCCATGAAAAACTTCTCAGTTTTTGCTCTTGGTGTTAGTCCCTACATTACGGCCTCTATCGTTGTCCAACTCTTGCAAATGGATATTTTACCTAAGTTTGTAGAGTGGGGTAAACAAGGGGAAGTAGGTCGAAGAAAATTAAATCAAGCTACTCGTTATATTGCTCTAGTTCTTGCTTTTGTGCAATCTATCGGGATTACAGCTGGTTTTAATACTTTGGCTGGAGCTCAATTGTTGAAAACGGCTCTTACTCCACAAGTCTTTATCATGATTGGTATCATCTTAACAGCTGGTAGTATGATTGTGACGTGGTTGGGAGAGCAAATTACAGATAAGGGATACGGAAATGGTGTTTCTATGATTATCTTTGCCGGGATTGTTGCCTCAATTCCAGAGATGATTCAGGGCATCTATGTGGACTACTTTGTGAATGTCCCAAGTAGCCGTATCAACTCATCTATCATTTTCGTAATTATTTTGATTATTACTGTGTTGTTGATCATTTATTTTACAACTTATGTTCAACAAGCAGAATACAAAATTCCAATCCAATATACTAAGGTTGCACAAGGTGCTCCATCTAGCTCTTACCTTCCTTTGAAGGTAAACCCTGCTGGAGTTATCCCTGTTATCTTTGCCAGTTCGATTACGGCAGCGCCTGCGGCTATTCTTCAGTTTTTGAGCGCTACAGGTCATGATTGGGCTTGGGTAAGAACAGCACAAGAAATGCTGGCAACAACTTCACCAACTGGTATTGCTATGTATGCTTTGTTGATTATTCTCTTTACATTCTTCTATACGTTTGTACAGATTAATCCTGAAAAAGCGGCAGAAAACCTACAAAAGAGCGGTGCCTATATCCACGGGGTTCGTCCCGGTAAAGGTACAGAAGAATATATGTCTAAACTTCTTCGTCGTCTTGCAACTGTTGGTTCTCTCTTCCTTGGGGTGATTTCAATTTTACCGATCGTAGCAAAAGATGTTTTCGGACTTTCAGAGGCAGTTGCTTTTGGAGGAACTAGTCTTTTGATCATTATCTCTACAGGTATTGAAGGGATCAAACAATTGGAAGGTTACCTATTAAAACGTAAGTATGTTGGTTTCATGGACAGAACAGAATAA
- the rplO gene encoding 50S ribosomal protein L15 codes for MKLHELKPAEGSRKVRNRVGRGTSSGNGKTSGRGQKGQKARSGGGVRLGFEGGQTPLFRRLPKRGFTNINAKEYAIVNLDQLNVFEDGAEVTPVVLIEAGIVKAEKSGIKILGNGELTKKLTVKATKFSKSAEEAITAKGGSVEVI; via the coding sequence ATGAAACTTCATGAATTGAAACCTGCAGAAGGTTCTCGTAAAGTACGTAATCGCGTTGGTCGTGGTACTTCATCAGGTAACGGTAAAACATCTGGTCGTGGACAAAAAGGTCAAAAAGCTCGTAGCGGTGGCGGAGTTCGCCTTGGTTTTGAAGGTGGACAAACTCCATTGTTCCGTCGTCTTCCAAAACGTGGATTCACTAACATCAACGCTAAAGAATACGCAATTGTGAACCTTGACCAATTGAACGTCTTTGAAGATGGTGCTGAAGTTACTCCAGTTGTTCTTATCGAAGCAGGAATTGTTAAAGCTGAAAAATCAGGTATTAAAATTCTTGGTAACGGTGAGTTGACTAAGAAATTGACTGTGAAAGCAACTAAATTCTCTAAATCAGCTGAAGAAGCTATCACTGCTAAAGGTGGTTCAGTAGAAGTCATCTAA
- the rpmD gene encoding 50S ribosomal protein L30 gives MAQIKITLTKSPIGRIPSQRKTVVALGLGKLNSSVIKEDNAAIRGMITAVSHLVTVEEVN, from the coding sequence ATGGCTCAAATTAAAATTACTTTGACTAAGTCTCCAATCGGACGCATTCCATCACAACGTAAAACTGTTGTAGCACTTGGACTTGGCAAATTGAACAGCTCTGTTATTAAAGAAGATAACGCTGCAATTCGTGGTATGATCACTGCAGTATCTCACTTGGTAACAGTTGAAGAAGTAAACTAA
- the rpsE gene encoding 30S ribosomal protein S5, producing the protein MAFKDNAVEFEERVVAVNRVTKVVKGGRRLRFAALVVVGDHNGRVGFGTGKAQEVPEAIRKAVDDAKKNLIEVPMVGTTIPHEVLSEFGGAKVLLKPAVEGSGVAAGGAVRAVVELAGVADITSKSLGSNTPINIVRATVEGLKQLKRAEEVAALRGISVSDLA; encoded by the coding sequence ATGGCATTTAAAGACAATGCAGTTGAATTTGAAGAACGCGTAGTTGCTGTCAACCGTGTTACAAAAGTTGTTAAAGGTGGACGTCGTCTTCGTTTCGCAGCTCTTGTTGTTGTTGGTGACCACAATGGTCGCGTAGGATTTGGTACTGGTAAAGCTCAAGAAGTTCCAGAAGCAATCCGTAAAGCAGTAGATGATGCTAAGAAAAACTTGATCGAAGTTCCTATGGTTGGAACAACTATCCCACACGAAGTTCTTTCAGAATTCGGTGGAGCTAAAGTGTTGTTGAAACCTGCTGTAGAAGGTTCTGGGGTTGCCGCTGGTGGTGCAGTTCGTGCCGTTGTGGAATTGGCAGGTGTGGCAGATATTACATCTAAATCACTTGGTTCTAACACTCCAATCAACATTGTTCGTGCAACTGTTGAAGGTTTGAAACAATTGAAACGCGCTGAAGAAGTTGCTGCCCTTCGTGGTATTTCAGTTTCTGATTTGGCATAA
- the rplR gene encoding 50S ribosomal protein L18, translated as MISKPDKNKLRQKRHRRVRGKLSGTADRPRLNIFRSNTGIYAQVIDDVAGVTLASASTLDKEVSKGTKTEQAVTVGKLVAERANAKGISEVVFDRGGYLYHGRVKALADAARENGLKF; from the coding sequence GTGATTTCAAAACCAGATAAAAACAAACTCCGCCAAAAACGCCACCGTCGCGTTCGCGGAAAACTCTCTGGAACTGCTGATCGCCCACGTTTGAACATATTCCGTTCTAATACAGGCATCTACGCTCAAGTGATTGATGACGTAGCGGGTGTAACGCTCGCAAGTGCTTCAACTCTTGATAAAGAAGTTTCAAAAGGAACTAAAACTGAACAAGCCGTTACTGTCGGTAAACTCGTTGCAGAACGTGCAAATGCTAAAGGTATTTCAGAAGTGGTGTTCGACCGCGGTGGATATCTATATCACGGACGTGTGAAAGCTTTGGCTGATGCAGCTCGTGAGAACGGATTGAAATTCTAA
- the rplF gene encoding 50S ribosomal protein L6 codes for MSRIGNKVIVLPAGVELTNNDNVVTVKGPKGELTREFSKNIEIRVEGTEVTLHRPNDSKEMKTIHGTTRALLNNMVIGVSEGFKKELEMRGVGYRAQLQGSKLVLAVGKSHPDEVEAPEGITFELPNPTTIIVSGISKEVVGQTAAYVRSLRSPEPYKGKGIRYVGEFVRRKEGKTGK; via the coding sequence ATGTCACGTATTGGTAATAAAGTTATCGTGTTGCCTGCTGGTGTTGAACTCACTAACAATGACAACGTTGTAACTGTAAAAGGACCTAAAGGAGAACTTACTCGTGAGTTCTCAAAAAATATTGAAATCCGTGTGGAAGGTACTGAAGTAACTCTTCACCGTCCAAACGATTCAAAAGAAATGAAAACTATCCATGGGACTACTCGTGCCCTTTTGAACAACATGGTTATTGGTGTATCAGAAGGATTCAAGAAAGAACTTGAAATGCGCGGGGTTGGTTACCGTGCACAGCTTCAAGGATCAAAACTTGTTTTGGCTGTTGGTAAATCACATCCAGACGAAGTTGAAGCTCCAGAAGGAATTACTTTTGAACTTCCAAACCCAACAACAATCATTGTTAGTGGAATTTCAAAAGAAGTAGTTGGTCAAACAGCTGCTTACGTACGTAGCCTTCGTTCACCAGAACCATATAAAGGTAAAGGTATCCGTTACGTTGGTGAATTCGTTCGCCGTAAAGAAGGTAAAACAGGTAAATAA
- the rpsH gene encoding 30S ribosomal protein S8, with the protein MVMTDPIADFLTRIRNANQAKHEVLEVPASNIKKGIAEILKREGFVKNVEIIEDDKQGIIRVFLKYGANGERVITNLKRVSKPGLRVYKKREDLPKVLNGLGIAILSTSEGLLTDKEARQKNVGGEVIAYVW; encoded by the coding sequence ATGGTTATGACTGACCCAATCGCAGACTTCCTAACTCGTATTCGTAACGCTAACCAAGCAAAACACGAAGTACTTGAAGTACCTGCATCAAACATCAAAAAAGGGATTGCTGAAATCCTTAAACGCGAAGGTTTTGTTAAGAACGTAGAAATCATCGAAGATGACAAACAAGGCATCATCCGTGTATTCCTTAAATACGGAGCAAACGGTGAACGAGTTATCACTAACTTGAAACGCGTTTCTAAACCAGGACTTCGTGTTTACAAAAAACGTGAAGATCTTCCAAAAGTACTTAACGGTCTTGGAATTGCTATCCTTTCAACATCTGAAGGTTTGCTTACTGATAAAGAAGCTCGCCAAAAGAATGTTGGTGGGGAAGTTATCGCTTACGTTTGGTAA
- a CDS encoding type Z 30S ribosomal protein S14, with product MAKKSMIAKNKRPAKFSTQAYTRCERCGRPHSVYRKFKLCRICFRELAYKGKIPGVTKASW from the coding sequence ATGGCTAAAAAATCAATGATTGCTAAGAACAAACGTCCAGCGAAGTTCTCTACTCAAGCTTATACTCGTTGTGAAAGATGTGGTCGTCCGCATTCAGTTTACCGCAAATTCAAACTTTGCCGTATTTGCTTCCGTGAATTAGCTTACAAAGGAAAAATCCCTGGTGTAACAAAAGCATCTTGGTAA
- the rplE gene encoding 50S ribosomal protein L5, with amino-acid sequence MANRLKEKYLNEVVPALTEQFNYSSVMAVPKVDKIVLNMGVGEAVSNAKSLEKAAEELALISGQKPLITKAKKSIAGFRLREGVAIGAKVTLRGERMYEFLDKLVSVSLPRVRDFHGVPTKSFDGRGNYTLGVKEQLIFPEINFDDVDKTRGLDIVIVTTANTDEESRALLTGLGMPFAK; translated from the coding sequence ATGGCAAATCGTTTAAAAGAAAAATATCTTAATGAAGTAGTTCCTGCTTTGACAGAACAATTCAACTACTCATCAGTGATGGCTGTGCCTAAAGTAGATAAGATCGTTTTGAACATGGGTGTTGGTGAAGCTGTATCAAACGCTAAAAGTCTTGAAAAAGCTGCTGAAGAATTGGCACTTATCTCAGGTCAAAAACCACTTATCACTAAAGCTAAAAAATCAATCGCCGGCTTCCGTCTTCGTGAAGGTGTTGCGATCGGTGCAAAAGTTACCCTTCGTGGTGAACGTATGTACGAATTCTTGGATAAATTGGTTTCAGTTTCACTTCCACGTGTACGTGACTTCCATGGTGTTCCAACAAAATCATTTGATGGACGCGGAAATTACACACTTGGTGTGAAAGAACAATTGATTTTCCCAGAAATCAACTTCGATGACGTTGACAAAACACGTGGTCTTGACATCGTTATCGTAACAACTGCTAACACTGACGAAGAGTCACGTGCATTGCTTACAGGGCTTGGAATGCCTTTTGCAAAATAA
- the rplX gene encoding 50S ribosomal protein L24 has translation MFVKKGDKVRVIAGKDKGTEAVVLTALPKVNKVIVEGVNIVKKHQRPTNELPQGGIIEKEAAIHVSNVQVLDKNGVAGRVGYKFVDGKKVRYNKKSGEVLD, from the coding sequence ATGTTTGTAAAAAAAGGCGACAAAGTTCGCGTAATCGCTGGTAAAGATAAGGGAACAGAAGCTGTTGTCCTTACTGCCCTTCCAAAAGTAAACAAAGTTATCGTTGAAGGTGTTAACATCGTTAAGAAACACCAACGTCCAACTAACGAGCTTCCTCAAGGTGGTATCATCGAGAAAGAAGCAGCTATCCACGTATCAAACGTTCAAGTTTTGGACAAAAATGGTGTAGCTGGTCGTGTTGGTTACAAATTTGTAGACGGTAAAAAAGTTCGCTACAACAAAAAATCAGGCGAAGTGCTTGATTAA
- the rplN gene encoding 50S ribosomal protein L14 — protein sequence MIQTETRLKVADNSGAREILTIKVLGGSGRKFANIGDVIVASVKQATPGGAVKKGDVVKAVIVRTKSGARRADGSYIKFDENAAVIIRDDKTPRGTRIFGPVARELREGGFMKIVSLAPEVL from the coding sequence ATGATTCAAACAGAAACTCGTTTGAAAGTCGCAGACAACAGCGGTGCTCGCGAAATCTTGACTATCAAAGTTCTTGGTGGTTCAGGACGTAAATTTGCAAACATCGGTGATGTTATCGTGGCATCTGTAAAACAAGCTACTCCTGGTGGTGCGGTAAAAAAAGGTGACGTTGTTAAAGCAGTTATCGTTCGTACTAAATCAGGTGCTCGTCGTGCTGATGGTTCATACATCAAATTTGACGAAAACGCAGCAGTTATCATCCGTGACGACAAAACTCCTCGCGGAACACGTATCTTTGGACCAGTTGCACGTGAATTGCGTGAAGGTGGCTTCATGAAGATCGTGTCACTTGCTCCAGAAGTACTTTAA
- the rpsQ gene encoding 30S ribosomal protein S17 — translation MERNNRKVLVGRVVSDKMDKTITVVVETKRNHPVYGKRINYSKKYKAHDENNVAKEGDIVRIMETRPLSATKRFRLVEVVEEAVII, via the coding sequence ATGGAACGCAATAATCGTAAAGTTCTTGTTGGACGTGTTGTATCTGACAAAATGGACAAGACAATCACAGTTGTAGTTGAAACAAAACGTAACCACCCAGTCTATGGTAAACGTATTAACTACTCTAAAAAATATAAAGCTCATGATGAAAATAATGTTGCCAAAGAAGGCGATATCGTACGTATCATGGAAACTCGCCCGCTTTCAGCTACAAAACGTTTCCGTCTTGTAGAAGTTGTTGAAGAAGCGGTCATCATCTAA
- the rpmC gene encoding 50S ribosomal protein L29 — translation MKLNEVKEFVKELRGLSQEELAKRENELKKELFELRFQAATGQLEQTARLKEVKKQIARIKTVQSEAK, via the coding sequence ATGAAACTTAATGAAGTAAAAGAATTTGTTAAAGAACTTCGTGGTCTTTCTCAAGAAGAACTCGCGAAGCGCGAAAACGAATTGAAAAAAGAATTGTTTGAACTTCGTTTCCAAGCTGCTACTGGTCAATTGGAACAAACAGCTCGCTTGAAAGAAGTTAAAAAACAAATCGCTCGTATCAAAACAGTTCAATCTGAAGCGAAATAA
- the rplP gene encoding 50S ribosomal protein L16 codes for MLVPKRVKHRREFRGKMRGEAKGGKEVAFGEYGLQATTSHWITNRQIEAARIAMTRYMKRGGKVWIKIFPHKSYTAKAIGVRMGSGKGAPEGWVAPVKRGKVMFEIAGVSEEVAREALRLASHKLPVKCKFVKREAE; via the coding sequence ATGTTAGTACCTAAACGTGTTAAACACCGTCGTGAATTCCGTGGTAAAATGCGCGGTGAAGCTAAAGGTGGGAAAGAAGTAGCATTCGGTGAATACGGTCTTCAAGCTACAACTAGCCACTGGATCACTAACCGCCAAATCGAGGCTGCTCGTATCGCCATGACTCGTTACATGAAACGTGGTGGTAAAGTTTGGATTAAAATCTTCCCACACAAATCATACACTGCTAAAGCTATCGGTGTGCGTATGGGATCTGGTAAAGGGGCACCTGAAGGTTGGGTAGCACCAGTTAAACGTGGTAAAGTGATGTTCGAAATCGCTGGTGTATCTGAAGAGGTTGCACGCGAAGCGCTTCGTCTTGCTAGTCACAAATTGCCAGTTAAATGTAAATTCGTAAAACGTGAAGCAGAATAA
- the rpsC gene encoding 30S ribosomal protein S3, protein MGQKVHPIGMRVGIIRDWDAKWYAEKEYADYLHEDLAIRKFVQKELADAAVSTIEIERAVNKVNVSLHTAKPGMVIGKGGANVDALRAKLNKLTGKQVHINIIEIKQPDLDAHLVGEGIARQLEQRVAFRRAQKQAIQRAMRAGAKGIKTQVSGRLNGADIARAEGYSEGTVPLHTLRADIDYAWEEADTTYGKLGVKVWIYRGEVLPARKNTKGGK, encoded by the coding sequence GTGGGTCAAAAAGTACATCCAATTGGTATGCGTGTCGGCATCATCCGTGATTGGGATGCCAAATGGTATGCTGAAAAAGAATACGCGGATTACCTTCATGAAGATCTTGCAATCCGTAAATTCGTTCAAAAAGAACTTGCTGACGCAGCAGTTTCAACTATTGAAATCGAACGCGCAGTAAACAAAGTTAACGTTTCACTTCACACTGCTAAACCAGGTATGGTTATCGGTAAAGGTGGTGCTAACGTTGATGCACTCCGTGCAAAACTTAACAAATTGACTGGAAAACAAGTACACATCAACATCATCGAAATCAAACAACCTGATTTGGATGCTCACCTTGTTGGTGAAGGAATTGCTCGTCAATTGGAGCAACGTGTTGCTTTCCGTCGTGCACAAAAACAAGCAATCCAACGTGCTATGCGTGCTGGAGCTAAAGGAATTAAAACTCAAGTATCAGGTCGTTTGAACGGTGCAGATATTGCCCGTGCTGAAGGATACTCTGAAGGAACAGTTCCGCTTCACACACTTCGTGCAGATATCGATTACGCTTGGGAAGAAGCAGATACTACATACGGTAAACTTGGTGTTAAAGTATGGATCTACCGTGGTGAAGTTCTTCCAGCTCGTAAAAACACTAAAGGAGGTAAATAA
- the rplV gene encoding 50S ribosomal protein L22 has product MAEITSAKAMARTVRVSPRKSRLVLDNIRGKSVADAIAILTFTPNKAAEIILKVLNSAVANAENNFGLDKANLVVSEAFANEGPTMKRFRPRAKGSASPINKRTAHITVAVAEK; this is encoded by the coding sequence ATGGCAGAAATTACTTCAGCTAAAGCAATGGCTCGCACAGTACGTGTTTCACCTCGTAAATCACGTCTTGTTCTTGACAACATCCGTGGTAAAAGCGTAGCCGATGCAATCGCAATTTTGACATTCACTCCAAACAAAGCTGCTGAAATCATCTTGAAAGTTTTGAACTCAGCTGTAGCTAACGCTGAAAACAACTTTGGTTTGGATAAAGCTAACTTGGTAGTATCTGAAGCATTCGCAAACGAAGGACCAACTATGAAACGTTTCCGTCCACGTGCGAAAGGTTCAGCTTCACCAATCAACAAACGTACAGCTCATATCACTGTAGCTGTTGCAGAAAAATAA
- the rpsS gene encoding 30S ribosomal protein S19, whose translation MGRSLKKGPFVDEHLMKKVEAQANDEKKKVIKTWSRRSTIFPSFIGYTIAVYDGRKHVPVYIQEDMVGHKLGEFAPTRTYKGHAADDKKTRRK comes from the coding sequence ATGGGACGCAGTCTTAAAAAAGGACCTTTCGTCGATGAGCATTTGATGAAAAAAGTTGAAGCTCAAGCTAACGACGAAAAGAAAAAAGTTATCAAAACTTGGTCACGTCGTTCAACGATCTTCCCAAGTTTCATTGGTTACACTATCGCAGTTTATGATGGACGTAAACACGTACCTGTTTACATCCAAGAAGACATGGTAGGTCACAAGCTTGGTGAATTTGCACCAACTCGTACTTACAAAGGTCACGCCGCAGACGACAAGAAAACACGTAGAAAATAA
- the rplB gene encoding 50S ribosomal protein L2: protein MGIRVYKPTTNGRRNMTSLDFAEITTSTPEKSLLVALKSKAGRNNNGRITVRHQGGGHKRFYRLVDFKRNKDNVEAVVKTIEYDPNRSANIALVHYTDGVKAYIIAPKGLEVGQRIVSGPEADIKVGNALPLANIPVGTLIHNIELKPGRGGELVRAAGASAQVLGQEGKYVLVRLQSGEVRMILGTCRATVGVVGNEQHGLVNLGKAGRSRWKGIRPTVRGSVMNPNDHPHGGGEGKAPVGRKAPSTPWGKPALGLKTRNKKAKSDKLIVRRRNEK, encoded by the coding sequence GTGGGAATTCGTGTTTATAAACCAACAACAAACGGTCGCCGTAATATGACTTCTTTGGATTTCGCTGAAATCACAACAAGCACTCCTGAAAAATCATTGCTTGTTGCATTGAAGAGCAAGGCTGGTCGTAACAACAACGGTCGTATCACTGTTCGTCACCAAGGTGGTGGACACAAACGTTTCTACCGTTTGGTTGACTTCAAACGTAACAAAGACAACGTTGAAGCAGTTGTTAAAACAATCGAGTACGATCCAAACCGTTCTGCAAACATCGCTCTTGTACACTACACTGACGGTGTGAAAGCATACATCATCGCTCCAAAAGGTCTTGAAGTAGGTCAACGAATCGTTTCAGGTCCAGAAGCAGATATCAAAGTCGGAAACGCTCTTCCACTTGCTAACATCCCAGTTGGTACTTTGATCCACAACATCGAGTTGAAACCAGGTCGTGGTGGTGAATTGGTACGTGCTGCTGGAGCTTCTGCTCAAGTATTGGGTCAAGAAGGTAAATACGTTCTTGTTCGTCTTCAATCAGGTGAAGTTCGTATGATTCTTGGAACTTGTCGTGCTACAGTTGGTGTTGTCGGAAACGAACAACATGGACTTGTAAACCTTGGTAAAGCAGGACGTAGCCGTTGGAAAGGTATCCGCCCAACAGTTCGTGGTTCTGTAATGAACCCTAACGATCACCCACACGGTGGTGGTGAAGGTAAAGCACCAGTTGGTCGTAAAGCACCATCAACTCCATGGGGCAAACCTGCTCTTGGTCTTAAAACTCGTAACAAGAAAGCGAAATCTGACAAACTTATCGTTCGTCGTCGCAACGAGAAATAA
- a CDS encoding 50S ribosomal protein L23: MNLYDVIKKPVITESSMAQLEAGKYVFEVDTRAHKLLIKQAVEAAFEGVKVANVNTINVKPKAKRVGRYTGFTNKTKKAIITLTADSKAIELFAAEAE, from the coding sequence ATGAATTTGTATGATGTTATCAAAAAACCTGTCATCACTGAAAGCTCAATGGCTCAACTTGAAGCAGGAAAATATGTATTTGAAGTTGACACTCGTGCACACAAACTTTTGATCAAGCAAGCTGTTGAAGCTGCTTTCGAAGGTGTTAAAGTTGCAAATGTTAACACAATCAACGTAAAACCTAAAGCTAAACGTGTTGGACGTTACACTGGTTTTACTAACAAAACTAAAAAAGCTATCATCACACTTACAGCTGATTCAAAAGCAATCGAGTTGTTCGCTGCTGAAGCTGAATAA
- the rplD gene encoding 50S ribosomal protein L4, giving the protein MANVTLFDQTGKQAGEVVLNDAIFGIEPNQSVVFDVIISQRASLRQGTHAVKNRSAVSGGGRKPWRQKGTGRARQGSIRSPQWRGGGVVFGPTPRSYGYKLPQKVRRLALKSVYSEKVAENKFVAVDSLEFTAPKTAEFAKVLAALSIDSKVLVILEEGNEFAALSARNLPNVKVATATTASVLDIANSDKLLVTQAAISKIEEVLA; this is encoded by the coding sequence ATGGCAAATGTAACATTATTCGACCAAACTGGTAAACAAGCGGGCGAAGTTGTTCTTAACGATGCAATCTTTGGTATCGAACCAAATCAATCTGTTGTGTTTGATGTCATCATCAGCCAACGTGCTAGCCTTCGTCAAGGAACTCACGCTGTTAAAAACCGTTCAGCCGTTTCAGGTGGCGGACGCAAACCATGGCGTCAAAAAGGAACTGGACGTGCTCGTCAAGGTTCTATCCGCTCACCACAATGGCGTGGTGGTGGTGTTGTCTTCGGACCAACTCCACGTTCATACGGCTACAAACTTCCACAAAAAGTTCGTCGCCTAGCTCTTAAATCAGTCTACTCTGAAAAAGTTGCTGAAAACAAATTTGTAGCCGTTGATTCTCTTGAATTTACAGCTCCAAAAACTGCTGAATTTGCAAAAGTTCTTGCAGCTTTGAGCATCGATTCTAAAGTCCTTGTTATTCTTGAAGAAGGAAACGAATTCGCAGCTCTTTCAGCTCGTAACCTTCCAAACGTGAAAGTTGCGACTGCTACAACTGCAAGTGTTCTTGACATCGCAAATAGTGACAAACTTCTTGTTACTCAAGCAGCTATCTCTAAAATCGAGGAGGTTCTTGCATAA